Proteins encoded within one genomic window of Ideonella dechloratans:
- a CDS encoding AMP nucleosidase, translating into MIEAPFIPPEQFTDPDAALARVVELYNAQVQHLRQKLRDYVAGQDLGGRVRAWYPSVRVQVDTAPRHDTRLSYGFVAGPGQYETTLTRPDLFGNYYREQFALLLKNHGIGLEVGLGRQPIPVHFSLADDEHVEGHLSSERRRRLSEHFDLPDLAAMDDGIANGTFEPGPREPQPLALFTAPRMDYSLHRLRHYTGTAPEHFQNFVLFTNYQFYIDEFIRLGRQLMQSPESEYTAFVEPGNVVTPRVGREAQASGSPPPRLPQMPAYHLVREDGCGITMVNIGVGPSNAKTASDHIAVLRPHAWLMLGHCAGLRNTQQLGDYVLAHGYVREDHVLDEELPLWVPIPALAEVQLALEQAVAEITQLSGYELKKVLRTGTVATTDNRNWELLPHPGPERRFSQSRAVALDMESATIAANGFRFRVPYGTLLCVSDKPLHGEIKLPGMANHFYRERVDQHLRIGIRALELLRAGGSGPLHSRKLRSFAEVAFQ; encoded by the coding sequence ATGATCGAAGCGCCCTTCATCCCGCCGGAACAGTTCACCGATCCCGACGCGGCCCTGGCCCGCGTGGTCGAGCTCTACAACGCCCAGGTGCAGCACCTGCGGCAGAAGCTGCGCGACTACGTGGCCGGGCAGGACCTGGGCGGCCGGGTGCGGGCCTGGTATCCCAGCGTGCGGGTGCAGGTGGACACGGCCCCGCGCCACGACACCCGGCTGAGCTACGGCTTCGTGGCCGGCCCCGGCCAGTACGAGACCACCCTCACCCGGCCGGACCTGTTCGGCAACTACTACCGGGAGCAGTTCGCCCTGCTGCTGAAGAACCACGGCATCGGGCTGGAAGTGGGGCTGGGCCGGCAGCCGATCCCGGTGCATTTCTCGCTGGCCGACGACGAGCATGTGGAAGGCCACCTGAGCAGCGAACGCCGCCGGCGCCTGTCCGAGCACTTCGACCTGCCGGACCTGGCCGCCATGGACGACGGCATCGCCAACGGCACTTTCGAGCCCGGGCCGCGTGAACCGCAGCCGCTGGCCCTGTTCACCGCGCCGCGGATGGACTATTCGCTGCACCGGCTGCGCCACTACACCGGCACCGCCCCGGAGCACTTCCAGAATTTCGTGCTGTTCACGAACTACCAGTTCTACATCGACGAGTTCATCCGTCTGGGCCGGCAGCTGATGCAGAGCCCCGAGAGCGAGTACACCGCCTTCGTCGAGCCGGGCAATGTGGTGACGCCCCGGGTCGGCCGCGAGGCCCAGGCCAGCGGCTCGCCCCCGCCGCGCCTGCCGCAGATGCCGGCTTACCACCTGGTACGCGAGGACGGCTGCGGCATCACCATGGTCAACATCGGCGTGGGCCCCTCCAACGCCAAGACGGCCAGCGACCACATCGCCGTGCTGCGGCCTCACGCCTGGTTGATGCTGGGCCACTGCGCCGGCCTGCGCAACACCCAGCAGCTGGGCGACTACGTGCTGGCCCACGGCTATGTGCGCGAGGACCATGTGCTGGACGAGGAACTGCCACTGTGGGTGCCCATCCCCGCCCTGGCCGAGGTGCAGCTGGCGCTGGAACAGGCGGTGGCCGAGATCACCCAGCTGTCGGGCTACGAGCTGAAGAAGGTGCTGCGCACCGGCACCGTGGCCACCACCGACAACCGCAACTGGGAGCTGCTGCCGCATCCGGGTCCCGAGCGCCGCTTCAGCCAGAGCCGCGCGGTGGCCCTGGACATGGAAAGCGCCACCATCGCCGCCAACGGCTTCCGCTTCCGGGTGCCCTACGGCACGCTGCTGTGCGTCTCCGACAAGCCGCTGCACGGCGAGATCAAGCTGCCCGGCATGGCCAACCACTTCTACCGCGAGCGGGTGGACCAGCATCTGCGCATCGGCATCCGCGCGCTCGAGCTGTTGCGGGCCGGCGGCTCGGGCCCGTTGCACAGCCGCAAGCTGCGCAGCTTCGCCGAAGTGGCCTTCCAGTAG
- a CDS encoding EF-hand domain-containing protein, with amino-acid sequence MRTLLTLSVVAAALSASLAHAADAVSTAASGPAQGRAAAAERFKALDTNGDGRISRAEAQAAPALAAHFDQIDANKDGEITPKEFRAYHRALKDAKAAGGGTTAAPAGAFAKLDKNGDGLLSREEVAGHPRLAADFDTLDTNHDGQLSPAELAALRKKP; translated from the coding sequence ATGCGCACCTTGCTGACCCTGTCCGTCGTCGCGGCGGCTCTTTCCGCCTCCCTGGCCCATGCCGCCGACGCTGTCTCGACCGCGGCCTCCGGGCCGGCCCAGGGCCGGGCTGCAGCGGCCGAACGCTTCAAGGCCCTGGACACCAACGGAGACGGCCGGATCAGCCGGGCCGAGGCCCAGGCGGCTCCGGCCCTGGCGGCCCATTTCGACCAGATCGACGCCAACAAGGACGGTGAGATCACCCCCAAGGAGTTCCGTGCCTATCACCGGGCCCTCAAGGACGCCAAGGCGGCGGGCGGCGGGACGACCGCTGCACCGGCCGGCGCCTTTGCCAAGCTCGACAAGAACGGTGACGGCCTGCTGAGCCGCGAGGAGGTGGCGGGGCACCCCCGGCTGGCGGCCGACTTCGACACGCTGGACACCAATCACGACGGTCAGCTGAGCCCCGCCGAGCTGGCCGCCCTGCGCAAGAAGCCCTGA
- a CDS encoding sigma-70 family RNA polymerase sigma factor has translation MISMDGVPSVLIAKNQSWVRKQAQALVRHLPANVERADLIQVGLIAVAQAAVTFEWEGDRESEEAQQAFVRYARMRVKGAMLDELRQMDFLSRGERRKIKIIQIARERYRSRHGKEPSLAALTELTELDMDEVQALLQADQMGRNQSSLDDEPDDASHRHHPATPQEEVEARVDTGIVLRRLEQFFAELPERERLVIESYLGVGLTPVEVAKSLKVTPSRVSQIYHSVVRKAAAHFAEPPRQRALDRYPDKQSAAFQELIVQRERELARSPAGSWGELMEKVLSRAPVDPVTDA, from the coding sequence ATGATCTCCATGGATGGTGTGCCCTCGGTTCTCATTGCGAAGAACCAATCCTGGGTGCGCAAGCAGGCGCAGGCGCTGGTGCGCCATCTGCCTGCCAACGTGGAGCGCGCCGATCTGATCCAGGTCGGCCTGATCGCCGTGGCGCAGGCCGCCGTCACCTTCGAATGGGAGGGTGATCGCGAATCCGAAGAGGCCCAGCAGGCCTTCGTGCGCTACGCGCGCATGCGCGTGAAGGGCGCGATGCTCGACGAGCTGCGCCAGATGGACTTCCTTTCCCGCGGGGAACGTCGCAAGATCAAGATCATCCAGATCGCGCGTGAGCGCTATCGCAGCCGGCACGGCAAGGAACCCTCCCTGGCCGCGCTGACCGAGCTGACCGAGCTGGACATGGACGAGGTGCAGGCGCTGCTGCAGGCCGACCAGATGGGCCGCAACCAGAGCAGCCTGGACGACGAGCCCGACGACGCCAGCCACCGCCACCACCCGGCCACGCCGCAGGAAGAGGTGGAGGCGCGGGTGGACACCGGCATTGTGCTGCGCCGCCTGGAGCAGTTCTTCGCCGAACTGCCCGAGCGGGAGCGCCTGGTGATCGAGTCCTACCTGGGCGTCGGCCTGACGCCGGTGGAGGTGGCCAAGTCCCTCAAGGTCACACCGTCCCGGGTGTCCCAGATCTACCACTCGGTGGTGCGCAAGGCGGCAGCCCATTTCGCCGAGCCGCCGCGCCAGCGCGCCCTGGACCGCTACCCCGACAAGCAGTCCGCCGCCTTCCAGGAGCTCATCGTCCAGCGCGAGCGCGAGCTGGCCCGCTCGCCGGCCGGCAGCTGGGGCGAACTCATGGAGAAGGTGCTCTCGCGCGCTCCGGTCGATCCTGTCACCGACGCCTGA
- a CDS encoding type III pantothenate kinase has protein sequence MSFLAIDIGNTRLKWALYASPQPGAAVLAQGAVFLENIDVLAEQDWRSLPVPSSMLGCVVAGEAVRRRVEEQLELWDLTPRWVVPSAHEAGVTNGYDHPMRLGADRWVALIGARGHMLARGPARPVVVVMVGTAVTVDALDRDGRFLGGLILPGHGIMLRALESGTAGLRVPTGEVVPFPANTSDALTSGGTYAITGAIARMRRHLAEHSDGEEPMLLMTGGAGWKVAPYLDMPHELVESLIFDGLLQIQSHRLAL, from the coding sequence ATGAGTTTTCTGGCGATCGATATCGGCAACACGCGGCTGAAGTGGGCGCTCTACGCCTCGCCTCAGCCGGGCGCCGCTGTGCTGGCCCAGGGGGCGGTGTTCCTCGAGAACATCGACGTGCTGGCCGAGCAGGACTGGCGGTCACTGCCGGTGCCGTCCTCCATGCTGGGCTGTGTCGTCGCCGGCGAGGCGGTGCGCCGTCGAGTCGAAGAGCAACTGGAACTCTGGGACCTGACGCCGCGCTGGGTGGTGCCTTCGGCCCACGAGGCGGGCGTGACCAATGGCTACGACCACCCGATGCGCCTGGGCGCCGACCGCTGGGTGGCGCTGATCGGCGCCCGCGGCCACATGCTCGCCCGTGGGCCGGCGCGGCCGGTGGTGGTGGTGATGGTGGGCACGGCCGTGACGGTCGATGCCCTGGACCGTGACGGCCGCTTCCTGGGCGGGCTGATCCTGCCGGGTCACGGCATCATGCTGCGCGCCCTGGAAAGCGGCACGGCCGGCCTGCGGGTGCCCACCGGCGAGGTGGTGCCCTTTCCGGCCAACACCTCCGACGCCCTGACCAGCGGCGGCACCTATGCCATCACCGGCGCGATCGCCCGCATGCGCCGGCACCTGGCCGAGCACAGCGATGGCGAAGAGCCGATGCTGCTGATGACCGGCGGCGCCGGTTGGAAGGTGGCACCCTACCTGGACATGCCCCACGAGCTCGTGGAGTCACTCATCTTTGACGGGTTGCTGCAGATCCAGTCCCACCGCCTGGCCCTGTGA
- a CDS encoding potassium channel family protein, translated as MPRPPSPSVPSPDSQSFVDRVAGWGLSPVAPDNPRAHRIEQAWRWPIMAVLVCTIPAFYAELLQDRPSQLADMAYLVAAMVVGAGLTHVSWYTRRPLAHLLANPTDIALVLGLLAAAFIPGSRSSTLALGLRLLVAFLTLLRMVWAQQHLVTRGGVTYLLTVSLGVLLACGLGFWWLEPTTPTLADGMWLAFTTAATVGYGDVVPTTAASKIFSVFVVLLGFGVLTLVTAAIATKWVETEERLIEREIIHDMRHEMTLLRRELAALRNEVSRYVESHPPAAAPGSQGQAVGLDLQQPVKDE; from the coding sequence ATGCCACGCCCGCCCTCCCCGTCAGTGCCTTCGCCGGATTCCCAGAGCTTCGTCGACCGCGTCGCCGGCTGGGGCCTGAGCCCGGTGGCCCCGGACAACCCCCGGGCCCATCGCATCGAGCAGGCCTGGCGCTGGCCGATCATGGCGGTGCTGGTCTGCACCATCCCGGCCTTCTACGCCGAACTGCTGCAGGACCGTCCCTCCCAGCTGGCCGACATGGCCTACCTGGTGGCCGCCATGGTGGTGGGCGCCGGGCTCACCCATGTCAGCTGGTACACCCGTCGCCCGCTGGCCCACCTGCTGGCCAATCCGACCGATATTGCATTGGTGCTGGGCCTGCTGGCGGCCGCCTTCATCCCCGGCAGCCGCAGCTCCACCCTGGCCCTGGGCCTGCGCCTGCTGGTGGCCTTCCTCACCCTGCTGCGCATGGTCTGGGCGCAGCAGCATCTGGTCACCCGCGGCGGGGTGACCTACCTGCTCACGGTGTCACTGGGCGTGTTGCTGGCCTGCGGCCTGGGCTTCTGGTGGCTGGAACCCACCACGCCCACGCTGGCCGATGGCATGTGGCTGGCCTTCACGACGGCGGCCACGGTGGGCTATGGCGATGTGGTGCCCACCACGGCCGCCTCGAAGATTTTTTCGGTCTTCGTCGTGCTGCTGGGCTTCGGCGTGCTCACGCTGGTCACCGCGGCCATCGCCACCAAATGGGTGGAAACCGAGGAGCGGCTGATCGAGCGCGAGATCATCCACGACATGCGCCACGAAATGACACTGCTGCGGCGGGAACTGGCCGCCCTGCGCAACGAGGTGAGCCGCTATGTGGAGAGCCACCCTCCCGCCGCCGCCCCCGGCTCACAGGGCCAGGCGGTGGGACTGGATCTGCAGCAACCCGTCAAAGATGAGTGA
- the hslU gene encoding ATP-dependent protease ATPase subunit HslU, whose translation MSTDTTPDTPSMMTPQEIVSELDRHIVGQNAAKRAVAIALRNRWRRQQVEPKLRAEITPKNILMIGPTGVGKTEIARRLAQLADAPFIKVEATKFTEVGYVGKDVDTIVRDLMEVAIKQERDAAIRRHRMRAEEAAEERILDILVPPPRHGGAEFGFAASAAPAPDNTARQIMRKRLREGALDDKEIELELAETRANVDIVTPPGMEEMAEQLKGLFSQMGTAKKTQRKLKVAEALRQLTDEEAGKLVNEDDIKARALHNAEQNGIVFIDEIDKVATRSNTQGSDVSRQGVQRDLLPLVEGTTVQTKHGMVKTDHILFIASGAFHLSKPSDLIPELQGRFPIRVELQALSVDDFQAILSSTHANLVRQYQALLATEGVTLEIAPDGIRRLAEIAYEVNERTENIGARRLATVMERLLDEISFDAPRHAGQTVTLDAAAVGAKLGELAHNEDLSRYIL comes from the coding sequence ATGAGCACGGACACCACGCCCGACACCCCCTCGATGATGACGCCGCAGGAGATCGTCTCCGAACTGGACCGCCACATCGTCGGCCAGAACGCCGCCAAGCGCGCGGTGGCCATCGCCTTGCGCAACCGCTGGCGGCGCCAGCAGGTCGAGCCCAAGCTGCGCGCGGAGATCACGCCCAAGAACATCCTGATGATCGGCCCGACCGGCGTAGGCAAGACCGAGATCGCCCGCCGCCTGGCCCAGCTGGCCGACGCCCCCTTCATCAAGGTGGAGGCCACCAAGTTCACCGAGGTGGGCTATGTGGGCAAGGACGTGGACACCATCGTCCGCGACCTGATGGAGGTGGCCATCAAGCAGGAGCGCGACGCCGCCATCCGGCGCCACCGCATGCGCGCCGAGGAAGCCGCCGAGGAGCGCATCCTGGACATCCTGGTGCCCCCGCCGCGCCATGGCGGCGCCGAGTTCGGTTTTGCCGCCTCCGCCGCCCCGGCCCCGGACAACACCGCCCGCCAGATCATGCGCAAGCGCCTGCGCGAAGGCGCGCTGGACGACAAGGAGATCGAGCTGGAACTGGCCGAGACCCGGGCCAACGTCGACATCGTCACCCCGCCCGGCATGGAGGAGATGGCCGAGCAGCTCAAGGGCCTGTTCTCGCAGATGGGCACGGCCAAGAAGACCCAGCGCAAGCTCAAGGTGGCCGAGGCCCTGCGCCAGCTGACCGACGAGGAAGCGGGCAAGCTGGTCAACGAGGACGACATCAAGGCGCGCGCGCTGCACAACGCCGAGCAGAACGGCATCGTCTTCATCGACGAGATCGACAAGGTGGCCACCCGCAGCAACACCCAGGGCAGCGATGTCTCGCGCCAAGGCGTGCAGCGCGACCTGCTGCCCCTGGTCGAGGGCACGACCGTGCAGACCAAGCACGGCATGGTCAAGACCGACCACATCCTGTTCATCGCCTCGGGCGCCTTCCACCTCTCCAAGCCCAGCGACCTGATCCCCGAACTGCAGGGCCGCTTCCCGATCCGGGTCGAGTTGCAGGCCCTGTCGGTGGACGATTTCCAGGCCATCCTCTCGAGCACCCATGCCAACCTGGTGCGCCAGTACCAGGCCCTGCTGGCCACCGAAGGCGTCACGCTGGAGATCGCGCCGGACGGCATCCGCCGACTGGCCGAGATCGCCTACGAGGTCAACGAGCGCACCGAGAACATCGGCGCGCGTCGCCTGGCCACGGTGATGGAACGCCTGCTCGACGAGATCAGCTTCGACGCCCCCCGCCATGCCGGCCAGACGGTCACGCTGGACGCGGCCGCGGTGGGTGCCAAGCTGGGCGAGCTGGCCCACAATGAGGATCTGTCGCGTTACATCCTCTGA
- the hslV gene encoding ATP-dependent protease subunit HslV, which produces MNTYHGTTILSVRRQLPDGRWQVALGGDGQVTLGHTVVKSSARKVRKLHHDKVLAGFAGATADAFTLFERFESKLEKHSGHLVRAAIELTRDWRTDKVLRNLEAMLAVADRDASLIITGNGDVLEPELGLVAIGSGGAYAQAAAKALLLHSDLDAPTIVKKSLEIAGDICIYTNQNHTIEVLE; this is translated from the coding sequence ATGAACACCTACCACGGCACCACCATCCTCAGCGTGCGCCGCCAGCTGCCCGACGGGCGCTGGCAGGTGGCCCTGGGCGGCGACGGCCAGGTCACCCTGGGCCACACCGTCGTCAAGTCCAGCGCGCGCAAGGTCCGCAAGCTCCACCATGACAAGGTGCTGGCCGGCTTTGCCGGCGCCACGGCCGACGCCTTCACACTGTTCGAGCGTTTCGAATCCAAGCTGGAGAAGCACTCCGGCCACCTGGTGCGCGCGGCCATCGAGCTCACCCGCGACTGGCGCACCGACAAGGTGCTGCGCAACCTGGAGGCCATGCTCGCCGTGGCCGACCGCGACGCCTCCCTGATCATCACCGGCAACGGCGATGTGCTGGAGCCGGAGCTGGGTCTGGTGGCCATCGGCTCGGGCGGCGCCTACGCCCAAGCGGCCGCCAAGGCGCTGCTGCTGCATTCCGATCTGGACGCCCCGACCATCGTCAAGAAGTCGCTGGAGATTGCCGGCGACATCTGCATCTACACCAACCAGAACCACACGATCGAGGTGCTGGAATGA
- a CDS encoding STAS domain-containing protein, translating to MASGNGDGVFRRMVKMVAHPARELISRPPDAASSQFADVEKAELKAMIERKRRNDFVRKRELDMLRRIRREGLNAEQAQALSASSRIDDSDVKATQLPGGPDRSVKAKIDAIERQMVGMAGSAGARMPKGVAPPPTLSTPLPPPSAPVRQLATPAPVPMHNDDATRPMVDWHETGLPKAGEPLPPGLPPGITVPVLHDTLPPPLEPLPARASSASGGASAASPTPSPAAPATPSPAPAPAAAGQPIGQGHVPDMEVSEISHDQELDEAVIAFANADFALCERALRQLTGANGLRHGHNDTWLVLFDFYRATGQQANFDSLTNDYVMQLQRSAPQWYSLPQLVAEATAAPARGHASEVQMVAWVCPADLDVDGVAQLDSQTLQLPQPWALDWTRLAHLDADAAARLYRLMQGWARQPLQMRWLGTDRLFQVLQEAAPVGMRDADPAYWMTRMEALRLVNRPDQFDEVAIDYCVTYEVSPPSWEKTRCAVRLDGAGASTQAAPLSVISEAVTTLQELGEGEGSQSLTTLELSGQLSGDIGALLGVLDSRLGEAKLIHISCALLIRVDFIAAGDLLNWVIAKRAEGRQIRFTDVHRLVALMFRAMGIIEHAPVQLRQV from the coding sequence ATGGCCAGCGGTAACGGAGACGGCGTGTTTCGCCGCATGGTCAAGATGGTCGCGCACCCGGCGCGCGAGCTGATCAGCCGCCCGCCGGACGCGGCCTCCAGCCAGTTTGCCGACGTCGAGAAGGCCGAGCTCAAGGCCATGATCGAGCGCAAGCGGCGCAACGATTTCGTGCGCAAGCGCGAGCTGGACATGCTGCGGCGCATCCGCCGCGAGGGCCTCAACGCCGAGCAGGCCCAGGCCTTGAGTGCCTCCTCCCGCATCGACGACAGCGACGTCAAGGCCACCCAGCTGCCAGGCGGCCCCGACCGCAGCGTCAAGGCCAAGATCGACGCCATCGAGCGCCAGATGGTGGGCATGGCGGGCAGCGCAGGCGCCCGCATGCCCAAGGGCGTGGCCCCGCCGCCCACCCTGAGCACCCCCTTGCCGCCGCCCAGCGCGCCGGTGCGCCAGCTGGCCACCCCGGCGCCCGTGCCCATGCACAACGACGATGCCACCCGCCCGATGGTGGACTGGCATGAGACAGGCCTGCCCAAGGCCGGCGAGCCATTGCCCCCGGGGCTGCCGCCCGGCATCACCGTGCCGGTGCTTCACGACACCCTGCCGCCCCCGCTGGAACCCCTGCCGGCACGCGCCTCGAGCGCTTCCGGCGGCGCCAGCGCCGCCAGCCCGACGCCCTCGCCCGCCGCACCGGCGACCCCCTCGCCTGCGCCAGCGCCCGCTGCGGCCGGCCAACCGATCGGTCAGGGGCATGTGCCGGACATGGAGGTCAGCGAGATCTCCCATGACCAGGAACTGGACGAGGCGGTCATCGCCTTCGCGAATGCCGACTTCGCCCTGTGCGAGCGGGCGCTGCGTCAGCTGACCGGCGCCAACGGCCTGCGGCATGGCCACAACGACACCTGGCTGGTGCTGTTCGACTTCTACCGCGCCACCGGTCAGCAGGCCAATTTCGACAGCCTGACCAACGACTACGTGATGCAGCTGCAGCGCTCGGCGCCGCAGTGGTATTCGCTGCCCCAGCTGGTGGCCGAGGCCACGGCCGCGCCGGCGCGCGGCCACGCCAGCGAGGTCCAGATGGTGGCCTGGGTCTGCCCGGCCGACCTGGATGTGGACGGGGTGGCCCAGCTCGATTCCCAGACCCTGCAGCTGCCCCAGCCCTGGGCCCTGGACTGGACCCGGCTCGCCCACCTGGATGCCGACGCGGCCGCCCGGCTCTATCGCCTGATGCAAGGCTGGGCGCGGCAGCCCTTGCAGATGCGCTGGCTGGGCACGGACCGCCTGTTCCAGGTCCTCCAGGAAGCCGCACCGGTGGGCATGCGCGATGCCGATCCGGCCTACTGGATGACGCGCATGGAAGCCTTGCGCCTGGTGAACCGGCCCGACCAGTTCGACGAGGTGGCCATCGACTACTGCGTCACCTACGAGGTGTCTCCGCCGAGCTGGGAGAAGACACGCTGCGCGGTGCGGCTCGATGGTGCTGGCGCCAGCACCCAGGCGGCGCCCCTGTCCGTGATCAGCGAAGCCGTGACCACGCTGCAGGAGCTGGGCGAGGGCGAAGGCAGCCAGAGCCTGACCACCCTGGAGCTCTCGGGCCAGCTGTCGGGCGACATCGGCGCCCTGCTGGGCGTGCTGGACAGCCGCCTGGGCGAAGCGAAACTGATCCACATTTCCTGCGCGCTGCTGATCCGGGTGGACTTCATCGCCGCAGGCGATCTGCTGAACTGGGTCATCGCCAAGCGGGCCGAAGGCCGGCAGATCCGCTTCACCGACGTGCACCGCCTGGTGGCGCTGATGTTCCGTGCCATGGGCATCATCGAGCACGCCCCGGTGCAGCTGCGCCAGGTCTGA
- the dksA gene encoding RNA polymerase-binding protein DksA: MTAVKTATKADPKLANAWKTKAGGELTEAELLAMPDSEYMNEKQLEFFRTRLQALKDDLLSNAGQTTENLREDTSIVPDPADRATIEEEHALELRTRDRERKLLKKISQSLARIESGEYGYCDETGEPIGLGRLLARPTATLSLEAQQRRELKQKMFGD, translated from the coding sequence ATGACTGCAGTGAAGACCGCCACGAAGGCCGACCCCAAACTCGCCAATGCCTGGAAGACCAAGGCTGGCGGAGAACTCACCGAAGCCGAGCTTCTGGCGATGCCGGATTCGGAGTACATGAACGAGAAGCAGCTGGAGTTCTTCCGCACCCGGCTGCAGGCCCTGAAGGACGACCTGCTGTCCAACGCCGGCCAGACCACCGAGAACCTGCGCGAAGACACCTCCATCGTGCCCGATCCGGCCGACCGCGCCACGATCGAGGAAGAACACGCCCTGGAGCTGCGCACCCGTGACCGCGAGCGCAAGCTGCTCAAGAAGATCTCGCAGTCGCTGGCCCGCATCGAGTCCGGCGAATACGGCTACTGCGACGAGACCGGCGAACCCATCGGCCTGGGCCGTCTGCTGGCCCGACCGACCGCCACGCTGTCGCTGGAAGCCCAGCAGCGCCGTGAGCTGAAGCAGAAGATGTTCGGGGACTGA
- a CDS encoding CobW family GTP-binding protein: MSLIPATILTGFLGSGKTTLLKRVLSEAHGQKIAVIENEFGAENIDNDILVSDTQEQIIQLSNGCVCCTIREDLRSTLSDLAQRRRKGELDFERVVIETTGLADPGPVAQTFFMDDEVAESFQLDSILTLVDAVHANEQLDTRQEARRQVGFADQIFISKTDLVKDEAVEALSHRLKHMNPRAPQRRVHFGEVPIAEVFDLKGFNLNAKLDIDPDFLKAEEDHDHHHHDHDHEHGEHCDHPHHHHHDDDVKSFVFRTSKPLSPAKLEDFLGAIVQVYGPKMLRYKGVLCLKGSERKVIFQGVHQLMGSDLGPKWAPGEAKESKMVFIGIDLPQEILLQGLEGCIA, from the coding sequence ATGTCCCTCATTCCCGCCACCATCCTCACCGGTTTTCTCGGCTCCGGCAAGACCACGCTGCTCAAGCGGGTGCTGTCCGAAGCCCATGGCCAGAAGATCGCCGTGATCGAAAACGAGTTCGGCGCGGAGAACATCGACAACGACATCCTCGTGTCCGACACCCAGGAGCAGATCATCCAGCTGAGCAACGGCTGCGTCTGCTGCACCATCCGCGAAGACCTGCGCAGCACCCTGTCGGACCTGGCCCAGCGCCGCCGCAAGGGCGAGCTCGATTTCGAACGCGTCGTCATCGAGACCACCGGTCTGGCCGATCCGGGCCCCGTCGCCCAGACCTTCTTCATGGACGACGAGGTGGCCGAGAGCTTCCAGCTCGACTCCATCCTGACCCTGGTCGACGCGGTGCACGCCAACGAGCAGCTCGACACCCGCCAGGAGGCGCGCCGCCAGGTGGGCTTTGCCGACCAGATCTTCATCAGCAAGACCGACCTGGTGAAGGACGAGGCCGTCGAGGCCCTGTCGCACCGGCTCAAGCACATGAACCCGCGCGCACCCCAGCGCCGGGTGCATTTCGGCGAGGTGCCCATCGCCGAGGTCTTCGACCTCAAGGGCTTCAACCTCAACGCCAAGCTGGACATCGACCCCGACTTCCTGAAGGCGGAGGAGGACCACGACCATCATCACCATGATCATGACCATGAACATGGCGAGCACTGCGACCACCCGCACCACCACCATCACGACGACGATGTGAAGTCCTTCGTCTTCCGCACCAGCAAGCCGCTGTCGCCGGCCAAGCTGGAGGACTTCCTGGGCGCCATCGTGCAGGTGTACGGCCCCAAGATGCTGCGTTACAAGGGCGTGCTGTGCCTCAAGGGCAGCGAGCGCAAGGTGATCTTCCAGGGCGTGCACCAGCTCATGGGCAGCGACCTGGGACCGAAATGGGCCCCGGGCGAGGCCAAGGAGAGCAAGATGGTGTTCATCGGCATCGACCTGCCCCAGGAAATCCTGCTGCAGGGCCTGGAAGGCTGCATCGCCTGA